Sequence from the Maribellus comscasis genome:
CCCAATTCCGGCCTTTTTTCGTCATAAAATCAATCGACACAAAAAAAAGAGATTCTTTTATCAAAATCGGGAAAAAATATCAAGGAGATTTTACCCGATTTTGTCCGAAGACCTTTACTGCTGAAGGTGCCTAATGTAAAACTTGTATTAAATTTTAAAAGCACTTTGGCGTTCAACTTTTTGAACTGGGCTTTTCTTTGATTCCGATCACCCTTTACCCTCTGTTTAGTTTTTTATTTATTTATCGTCGGCGTGTTCCAGTACAATCTTTGAATATTTTCAACTGATGTTGTTTTGAAGGAAGTTTGGTTTTATTGTTATCAATTATAGCGCTCGTAAATCCGCTTTTTGCACTGCACCTTTCTTTCTATTAAATTTTTGGTAGTTATACATAATACATAATCAAAAAACCTTCCATCAATGCGATGAAAGGTTTTTGATATATTAACTTTATTTTTTTCTAAAATCCTTCCGGGCTTCCAACTCTTGTCATAGCACAACGGAATCCCAAATCGTTTTGTGCTCTGGTTTGTTCAAGATATCTTCTTGTCCCCGGAACCAACCAGTAAGGTCTGTCTTTCCATGATCCTCCTTTGTAAACGCGAACGTTATCTGTTATTAACGAGGAGAATGCCCCCGGGCGATCATCCTGAACATACATGTCATTTGTAGACCTATTCTCTGCTGAATTCCAGTCGGTACCTTCTATAAGTTGCGAATTGATATCTCCGTCTTTAAAGTTTCTATAGTCGGCAATCGTATCTTTTACTAGTTCGCCGTACTCATTCCTCATCAAAGAACCATCAGCATCTCTTCTGTATTCAGTAATGACGTTACCTCTATATGGTTGAAATTCTTCAACATCTAAATTTGATAAAGGACGATAAACGTCTGAAACCCATTCACTTACGTTTCCAGACATGCAGTATAATCCATAATCGTTGGGTTCGTATGAGAATACAGGGGAAGTAATATCTGCGTTGTCATTCAAACCGCCTGCCATACCCATCATGTCACCACGACCGCGAACAAAGTTTGCTTTCATTCTTCCTTTTCCATCTTTTGATGCTTCTCTTAAATAAGTTCCGTTCCAAGGATACAAATTTCTTTCGGTGAGCAATTCTCCCTGAACATTACCAATAAGGCCATAGGCAGCATATTCCCATTCAGCTTCTGTTGGCAATCTGTAACTGGGTAAAGCAATACCGTCCTCCCATTTTAATCTTCTGGTTGTTCCATCAGTATTTTCTATCTGACTTTCACCGTCGGTGCCCTGGTACAGTCCTGCAAGATAGGTGTCGGTTGTAAAAACATTTTGACCGCTTTGCGTATTATCGTGTTGCAGGATACCCTTTTCGACCAGGATTTGCTCATTTACTCTGTCGGTTCGCCATGCGCAATAGGCTTCTGCCTGCTCCCATGTTACTGCCACAACAGGATAATCGCTGTAAGCCGGATGTCTATAATAGTTATTTACATACGGCTCGTTGTAAGCCAGTTCGCTTCTCCATTTCATTGTGTCAGGAAGTGCCGCTTCGAGTTTCGCCCTGTCTCCCGGATAAACTCTTCTTAACCAGTGAGTATATTCCCGGTAATCCTGATTTGAAACTTCTGTTTCATCCATATAAAATGACGCAACGGTAACTCTTCT
This genomic interval carries:
- a CDS encoding SUMF1/EgtB/PvdO family nonheme iron enzyme: MKLKTLFVVFLAAFLSGCGLFGGKGSKDVSRTTGWAYNSDETGDIPYESGYEQEAGPGLVFVQGGTFTMGRVEQDVMYKWDNYPRRVTVASFYMDETEVSNQDYREYTHWLRRVYPGDRAKLEAALPDTMKWRSELAYNEPYVNNYYRHPAYSDYPVVAVTWEQAEAYCAWRTDRVNEQILVEKGILQHDNTQSGQNVFTTDTYLAGLYQGTDGESQIENTDGTTRRLKWEDGIALPSYRLPTEAEWEYAAYGLIGNVQGELLTERNLYPWNGTYLREASKDGKGRMKANFVRGRGDMMGMAGGLNDNADITSPVFSYEPNDYGLYCMSGNVSEWVSDVYRPLSNLDVEEFQPYRGNVITEYRRDADGSLMRNEYGELVKDTIADYRNFKDGDINSQLIEGTDWNSAENRSTNDMYVQDDRPGAFSSLITDNVRVYKGGSWKDRPYWLVPGTRRYLEQTRAQNDLGFRCAMTRVGSPEGF